GACTTTTGACTAAATATAGAGATTCTCTAGGGGAATACCACGCTCTTCTGCAACTTCTGCAAAAGTACGTAGGGTAGACAGGGCATTAACTGCGGCTCTTGCATTGTTCAGGGGGTTGCCTGAGCCTAGTTGCTTGGCTAAGACATTACGAACACCAGCCAACTCGAGTACAGTCCGGACTGCACCACCGGCAATTACACCAGTACCAGGGGCTGCGGGACGCATCATTACCTTAGCTCCACCGCCAGTGCCATCAATGGGATGGGGAATCGAGTTGGACTTAGTGATAGGAATATCAATCAGGTGTTTTTTACCATCGGCTACACCTTTTTTAACAGCTCCAATTACATCCGAAGCTTTTCCAACACCGACTCCGACTTGACCGCGCTCATTCCCAACTACAACGATCGCCCGGAAGCTGAGTTTTTTACCACCCTTAACTACCTTACTAACACGACGAATTTGAATTACCCGTTCTTGCCAGTTTGTTTCTTCTTTTTTGGCGCGGTTCGTTTTTCGACGATTTGTTGCCATTTCCTTAGTACCTCGTTTTATTTATCACTTGTCTTTGCCATTCCTCCAAGTATTTACTCAGACTCTATGACCAATGACCAATGACTAAATCCTAAAAATCTAGACCTGCTTCACGGGCTGCTTCTGCCAATGCCTTAATCCGACCATGGTATAGGTTTCCACCACGGTCAAATACGATTTGGGTAATACCCTTTTCCTTAGCGCGGGCAGCAATTAACTTACCAACTTCCACAGACGCTTCACAGTTAGACCCGGAAGCAAGTTTAGATTTTAAATCTGGCTCCAAGGTGGATGCGGAAACGATAGTACAGTGTTGGGTATCATCAATTACCTGGGCATAAATATGCTCATGGGAGCGAAACACCGCTAACCTGGGACGTTCAGCAGAACCATTTACCTTGCCACGAACCCGCCGATGGCGGCGTATTTTGGATTCTCTACGAGTCAGTTTCATAATCTATTTCTTACCACCCTTACCAGTCTTACCAGCTTTCCGTCTAACCACTTCGCCTGCATAACGGATACCTTTACCTTTGTAAGGTTCTGGGGGACGGACGGCGCGGATTTTGGCTGCTGTGTTCCCGACTATTTCTTTGTCGTAGCCAGTAACGATGACGTTGGTGTTATTTTCGACGGCAAATTGTATACCTTCAGGGGGAACAATTTGTACTTGATGGCTATAACCCATGTTCATCACCAGGTTCCGACCTTGTACCTGTGCCCGATAACCTACCCCTTGAATTTCCAACCGGCGTTGAAAACCTTGGGATACTCCCTCAACCATATTGGCAACCAAAGTCCGGGATAAACCGTGCATTTGGCGGGAGACGCGGGAATCGTCTTTACGTTCAACTGTCAGAGTCTGCCCTTCTTGAGAAACAGAGACTTGGGTGGGTAACTCACGGGAGAGTTCACCCTTGGGACCTTTGACTACTATCTTTGTCCCATCGATTTTAATTTCTACCTTCGCAGGTACTGCTATTGGGCGCTTACCAATACGAGACATAACTAGATTTGTCCTTGATGATTTGTCCTTTATCTTTGGTCGTTTGTCTGCTGGTGCAGGGAAGACCAATGACTATTGACTACCAAACGTAGCAAAGCACTTCGCCGCCCAAGTTCTGCCGCCGTGCTTCTCGATCAGTCATAATGCCGCTAGATGTGGAAATAATGGCGATGCCAATCCCACCTAGAACTCGGGGTAATTCTTTTTTGTTGGAGTAAACTCGTAAACCTGGTTTGCTCACACGCTTCAGGGCTGTAATCAAGGGTTGGCGATTTTTGCCTTTGTATTTTAAGGAAATCACCAAGTTTTTCTTGATACCTTCACCACTTTCTTCAAAATCAGCAATGAAACCTTCTTCCCGTAATACTTTGGCAATACTACGAGTCATTTTAGTTGCAGGCACGTTTGTAGTTTGTTGCCTTGCTAGGTTGGCATTGCGGATGCGCGTTAGCATATCTGCAATTGTGTCGT
The Calothrix sp. 336/3 DNA segment above includes these coding regions:
- the rplR gene encoding 50S ribosomal protein L18 — its product is MKLTRRESKIRRHRRVRGKVNGSAERPRLAVFRSHEHIYAQVIDDTQHCTIVSASTLEPDLKSKLASGSNCEASVEVGKLIAARAKEKGITQIVFDRGGNLYHGRIKALAEAAREAGLDF
- the rplF gene encoding 50S ribosomal protein L6, producing the protein MSRIGKRPIAVPAKVEIKIDGTKIVVKGPKGELSRELPTQVSVSQEGQTLTVERKDDSRVSRQMHGLSRTLVANMVEGVSQGFQRRLEIQGVGYRAQVQGRNLVMNMGYSHQVQIVPPEGIQFAVENNTNVIVTGYDKEIVGNTAAKIRAVRPPEPYKGKGIRYAGEVVRRKAGKTGKGGKK
- the rpsH gene encoding 30S ribosomal protein S8 — encoded protein: MAANDTIADMLTRIRNANLARQQTTNVPATKMTRSIAKVLREEGFIADFEESGEGIKKNLVISLKYKGKNRQPLITALKRVSKPGLRVYSNKKELPRVLGGIGIAIISTSSGIMTDREARRQNLGGEVLCYVW
- the rpsE gene encoding 30S ribosomal protein S5, translating into MATNRRKTNRAKKEETNWQERVIQIRRVSKVVKGGKKLSFRAIVVVGNERGQVGVGVGKASDVIGAVKKGVADGKKHLIDIPITKSNSIPHPIDGTGGGAKVMMRPAAPGTGVIAGGAVRTVLELAGVRNVLAKQLGSGNPLNNARAAVNALSTLRTFAEVAEERGIPLENLYI